In Glycine soja cultivar W05 chromosome 10, ASM419377v2, whole genome shotgun sequence, the genomic stretch TTTAAACTAGATTATATGCTTACTGAATAAAATCACAAGGAAAAAATGCTACAAACAATTTTTTCTCCCGCAAAAACACACAGAAACTAAAATAGATTTCagagaattaaaaattttgtcctctttataattttatttgatttttacagTTAATATGACATTCTGTTTAGGACTTTTATCATACATATAGATGACAGACTCTGATACAAATAGAAATATTGTGAACTTTTCACATGCCAAAAGTAGGAAAAGTGGAATGTTTCTGGAAAGGGGGAACATTTGCAGAACAGGCAGTTTAATGTTATGCTTGTTAAGTGGCAACTGCAGAACCGGATGTTGACATTAAAGATCGAGTGCATGATATAACCACTCAAAGCAAAAAAAGTCATATTATATGACATCAGAAGAATTGATTTTGCAAGGAGGAAATTCACAAGGATAAGTCTTTTAGGAACATGGTTATTTATACTAACTATGGTCGATAAAGAAACAGGTTCACAATTACAAATGCAATAAATTACCACAATAATCAGTTCACTGGGCTCATCCTAAGAAGGGCATAATGCTGTCAGCAAATGGCACACTCATCGTAAGCTTGGGGTAATATACAATCAACAGCTATACCAATTCAGGGCTTTTGGATCCTAATTTACACTATCTTGGTGATTACACATTACAGTGAGTTacaatcacaattcacaaaatACATTGGTGATAGTCACTAATAACACACAATTATGCAGATCAATCATGACTTTTACAATCCAAAAGCAAAAGGCATTACTGCATTTACACAACCATGCCCAAGGGTGCCTACCCAAAGAAACCGGTCAATCATTCAGCCACAATCATGCAAGTGGAATTGAACATTACCCAAACTTAGATGCAGTCCTTAGGTATTGATGTACTATTTTtcgatcaaaattgaaatttcacctAGTTAACCTATGCCGACATTTAATATAAACCTTAATTTCACATATTTACgaagtaaaaaaagaatagtACCAAAAcacttaaaataattacatgcttaaatttcattatttgtgCATTATTCCAGTTCAACATAGCACATCACAAAGCAAAGTAATAAAGTGAAGAAATCCAAAACATAGAAACCCTGCTGTAATGATGATGACACATTCCCATTTCCCAGCACCACATGAAGCTTCACAATTCATTGTTAAATTCATGAGACACAACATCAATATTGACAGGCATCATCATCCCATCCAATACCAAACCAAATATTTGCACAAAAGGAATGCAGCAGAGCAGAGAAAGAGCAGATGAATAAATTTGAGATTGTTAGTGAATtgtacaaacaaaaaaaaaaaagagtttaaaaaAGCTCAAACAGGGACATAGGCACCAGTAGCAGGAGTGTCACCAAGCATAGGACCATAAGGGGATTCTTGATCGTCCCCAACAAGCTCGTCCGTACTCCTGAGCGCAGCGTGCAAGAAAACGACCACGGCCGCAATGAGCACCGCGAGGAGGAGGTAGAGCCAGGCGCCGGTGGCAAAGAGAGCGACGAGGGTGACGAGGGAGAGAGGGATGATTGCGATGGGGAGGTCGTCGCGGGAGAAGTAGAGGAAGTACCAGGCGGCggagaggaggaggaagaggaggagggggAAGGGGTGGCGGAGGAGGGTGAGGAGGAAgacgaggaggaggaggagggcgTAGTTGAAGAGGAAGTAGGTCAGGTTGTGGGCGAGGCGCGTGGTGGTTTCCGAGATGGAGGATGGGAGGCTGAGGGAGGAGGGGTCAAGGAACACGCGCCAGGGGCGCCGCGTCGACACCACGCTTTGACTTGCTTCCTTTATGTTTGATAGCATCTCCGCCGAGGGCCACATTCTGCTCCAGCGcaattgaagaagaagaaggggttGTGTTGTGGGGATTTCGATTTCGATTTTCAATTGGaaaacaacacaacacaacaacaCAACAAAGCCTATTTAGTCAGTCGTCGATGGAACCAACCAAGACGAAGTTTCCCTTCCCCGCCGCCTTATCATCTCTCTTATAATTGGGCCCAATTCTCAACCCCAACCTCAAAAATCTAATGGGCTTTTCTCAGCTCTTTTTAGGGTGTTGAACCCTGCACCTTCTTCTCTCTATCCTACACCTCTCTCTTCTAGGTAAATTATGATAATACCCTTAATGAAATCCCAACCCTAACTCTCCCTCCCTCCCCCGCGGCACACGTTCCCCTGCTTCCCTTTTCGTCACCTTCCTCCTTTGGCTTGTAAGGTAAGTTCCTACTTCCTTCctctttcatttgtttttagtGGTTGTTTCGGAATAGCCATTCTAGAATGTCTGTTCTGGAAAGCTATTCaaggcttttttttaaaaaaaatttaaaaattttttaGGTCcctttaaatttcatttaagaTTATCTCTCATAATTATTTTGTGGGttcatctttttttgtttacctCTATAATCATCCATTGACTAAGAAATATATTCATTCATTGTATATTTTGTCTTAGAATTTGTATGATCACCCTTTGTTCTTCatcaatattataatattcaatcatgattgattaagaaatatattcatccattgtaaattttgttttagaatttgtatGATCACCCTTTGTTCttcatcaattatatatttttaaagttaactTGGGAAGATAAAGGTGGAACTTCATACTTCTTTATGAAATCAACT encodes the following:
- the LOC114369867 gene encoding PRA1 family protein D-like; protein product: MWPSAEMLSNIKEASQSVVSTRRPWRVFLDPSSLSLPSSISETTTRLAHNLTYFLFNYALLLLLVFLLTLLRHPFPLLLFLLLSAAWYFLYFSRDDLPIAIIPLSLVTLVALFATGAWLYLLLAVLIAAVVVFLHAALRSTDELVGDDQESPYGPMLGDTPATGAYVPV